A single window of Syntrophus aciditrophicus SB DNA harbors:
- a CDS encoding transglutaminase-like domain-containing protein, which produces MIKRTVLSALPALGILLIFALSARAENYTVTGDMSSRIHYELQHSITVGDDIKQLMLSFVLPQNFQSSTYRQVVRNADLAFAPEPQEKKRHKDSRGNDIIVATWNSAPPLITARLTFQATNSTRLQKQETRSPFPLPPPPIEIAPYLKATAQIQSESSEIRNLSLELTRNVKTEFDAVQRVMSWVVDHVRYVNPPPRYDALFTLESGRGNCQNFSHLSAALLRAVGIPVRIVNGVTLNQPFDIALQKGTLTFKMGQGRHSWIEIWFPDQGWIPYDPQNTQLFVSNRFVRIEVGVDNNETKNDGLLRWFRGRNATVSPKLQETIGASLSSDSVAVKGSRQSYGPRNLLLTPEVRAEFKPVEIKPSPPPPVIPEEKKKELRYDVPFLFGNLEFPGNVDFAFPRETMAAGKNAFEMTRNFLVETAEYVTTQVTQYAQVFVLNKPVRLERVGLALHRFGGDGWLWVDIHEDKDGKPGRLISASAIVNAEDLSLNPGYRWADFSFSVSQPVLMPGRYWIALGFTGSPIVNWFFTYGKPVGPVDGTRYKGIFQEDWSGALNYEFNYRIGGLTSNQET; this is translated from the coding sequence ATGATCAAAAGAACTGTTCTGTCTGCTCTGCCGGCTCTTGGCATATTGCTGATTTTCGCGTTGTCCGCCAGGGCGGAAAATTACACGGTAACGGGTGATATGTCCTCCCGCATCCATTATGAACTTCAGCACTCGATCACGGTGGGGGATGACATCAAACAACTCATGCTGAGTTTTGTCCTTCCTCAGAATTTCCAGTCGTCCACCTACCGGCAGGTGGTCAGGAACGCCGATTTGGCCTTCGCGCCGGAACCTCAGGAAAAGAAGCGTCATAAGGACAGCAGGGGAAATGACATCATCGTCGCCACATGGAATTCCGCCCCACCGCTCATTACGGCCCGTCTGACTTTCCAGGCCACGAACAGCACCCGTCTGCAGAAACAGGAAACCCGGAGTCCCTTCCCTCTTCCCCCACCTCCCATCGAAATTGCTCCCTATCTGAAAGCAACCGCTCAGATTCAATCAGAATCTTCGGAAATCCGGAATCTGTCCCTGGAGTTGACCCGGAACGTGAAAACCGAATTCGATGCCGTGCAGCGAGTGATGTCCTGGGTGGTGGATCATGTGCGCTATGTCAATCCTCCCCCCCGGTACGATGCCCTGTTCACTCTGGAGTCCGGCAGGGGGAACTGCCAGAATTTTTCGCATCTCAGCGCCGCCCTCCTGCGAGCCGTCGGTATTCCCGTCCGGATCGTCAACGGCGTCACTCTGAATCAGCCCTTTGACATCGCCCTGCAGAAGGGGACGCTGACCTTCAAGATGGGACAGGGCCGCCATTCCTGGATCGAAATCTGGTTTCCCGATCAGGGCTGGATCCCCTATGATCCGCAGAACACCCAGCTCTTCGTTTCAAATCGTTTTGTCCGGATTGAGGTCGGTGTGGACAACAATGAAACAAAGAATGACGGCCTCCTTCGCTGGTTTCGGGGCCGGAACGCAACAGTCTCCCCGAAACTGCAGGAGACCATCGGCGCCTCCCTGAGCAGCGACTCGGTCGCCGTCAAGGGCAGCCGGCAATCCTACGGCCCCCGGAATCTCCTGCTTACTCCTGAAGTCCGGGCGGAATTCAAACCCGTCGAGATCAAGCCGTCCCCTCCTCCACCGGTCATCCCGGAAGAAAAGAAAAAGGAACTGCGGTATGACGTCCCCTTCCTTTTCGGCAATCTGGAATTTCCTGGGAATGTGGATTTCGCCTTTCCCCGGGAAACCATGGCAGCCGGTAAAAACGCCTTTGAAATGACCCGTAATTTTCTCGTGGAAACGGCAGAGTACGTCACGACTCAGGTGACCCAGTATGCCCAGGTTTTCGTCCTGAACAAACCGGTCAGGCTGGAGCGGGTGGGGCTGGCTCTGCACCGTTTCGGCGGTGACGGCTGGTTGTGGGTGGATATTCATGAAGACAAAGACGGGAAGCCGGGACGTCTTATTTCTGCCAGCGCCATCGTCAACGCAGAGGATCTTTCGTTGAACCCCGGATACCGCTGGGCGGATTTCAGCTTCAGCGTGAGTCAGCCGGTCCTCATGCCCGGCCGATACTGGATCGCCCTGGGGTTCACGGGAAGCCCCATCGTGAACTGGTTTTTCACTTATGGGAAGCCGGTGGGACCCGTCGACGGCACCCGCTATAAGGGCATCTTCCAGGAAGACTGGAGCGGCGCGCTGAATTACGAATTCAACTACCGCATCGGGGGATTGACTTCAAATCAGGAAACGTAA